A stretch of Comamonadaceae bacterium M7527 DNA encodes these proteins:
- a CDS encoding TRAP transporter substrate-binding protein: MDRRSLIASTGAVGLAGVLAACGKKEEAAAPAAPAAPAVHTGETVRWRLASSFPKALDTIFGGAEQFAKNVSDMTGGKFQISVHAGGELMPAFGVVDGVQQGTVECAHTAPYYFFGKSPAFALGCAIPFGLNSRQRTAWMFEGNGGKLMREFYAKYNMVNFPAGNTGAQMGGWYRKEIKSLADIQGLKMRIGGFGGTIVEKIGGVPQSIPGGEIYQALEKGTIDATEWVGPYDDQKLGFNKVAPFYYYPGWWEGGPELDVLVNNDAFNKLSSEYQNIVRMAATQAHVTMQAMYDVRNPKALKELLATGTKLRQMPKDVMDAAFNAAQKSYEELNDTDADWKKIYADYSQFRRDQNQWFRLTETTFDRYMQQADL; this comes from the coding sequence ATGGATCGTCGTTCCCTAATTGCATCAACAGGTGCTGTTGGCTTGGCAGGCGTTTTAGCTGCCTGTGGCAAAAAAGAAGAGGCCGCAGCTCCCGCGGCGCCCGCAGCACCAGCTGTGCACACTGGTGAAACCGTTCGCTGGCGTTTGGCCTCCAGCTTCCCCAAGGCGCTGGACACTATTTTTGGTGGTGCTGAGCAGTTCGCCAAAAACGTCAGTGACATGACTGGCGGCAAGTTCCAGATCTCTGTGCACGCAGGTGGCGAGCTGATGCCCGCATTTGGCGTGGTGGACGGCGTGCAGCAAGGCACCGTGGAGTGTGCGCATACGGCGCCTTACTACTTCTTTGGCAAGAGCCCAGCGTTTGCTTTGGGTTGCGCCATTCCTTTTGGCCTGAACAGCCGCCAGCGCACTGCATGGATGTTTGAAGGCAACGGCGGCAAGCTGATGCGTGAGTTCTACGCCAAGTACAACATGGTGAACTTCCCAGCGGGCAACACAGGTGCCCAAATGGGTGGCTGGTACCGCAAAGAAATCAAGTCCCTGGCCGACATCCAAGGCTTGAAGATGCGTATTGGTGGCTTCGGCGGCACCATCGTCGAGAAAATCGGTGGCGTGCCACAAAGCATTCCAGGCGGCGAGATTTACCAGGCGCTGGAAAAAGGCACCATTGACGCGACAGAGTGGGTTGGTCCTTACGACGACCAAAAGTTGGGCTTCAACAAGGTTGCGCCTTTCTACTACTACCCAGGCTGGTGGGAAGGTGGTCCAGAGCTAGACGTGTTGGTCAACAACGACGCTTTCAACAAGTTGTCCAGCGAGTACCAGAACATCGTTCGTATGGCTGCCACGCAAGCCCACGTCACCATGCAAGCCATGTACGACGTGCGCAACCCCAAGGCCCTGAAAGAGCTGTTGGCGACCGGCACCAAGCTGCGCCAGATGCCTAAGGACGTCATGGACGCTGCGTTCAATGCTGCGCAAAAGTCTTACGAAGAGCTGAATGACACAGACGCGGATTGGAAAAAAATCTACGCTGATTACAGTCAGTTCCGTAGGGATCAAAACCAGTGGTTCCGTTTGACCGAGACCACCTTTGACCGTTACATGCAACAGGCTGACCTGTAA
- a CDS encoding exodeoxyribonuclease VII small subunit, translated as MTKSSTAKAKATTETIVEGPVPANYEAAVSELETLVAQLEAGQLPLDQLLGQYKRGAQLLQYCRAQLDAVENQVKVLEGDQAKAWERDA; from the coding sequence ATGACTAAAAGCAGCACCGCAAAAGCCAAGGCCACCACCGAGACCATTGTTGAGGGCCCAGTGCCAGCCAACTACGAAGCCGCTGTGAGTGAGCTGGAAACCTTGGTGGCCCAACTGGAGGCTGGTCAATTGCCGTTGGACCAATTGTTGGGCCAGTACAAGCGAGGCGCGCAGCTGCTGCAATATTGCCGCGCCCAGCTGGATGCTGTTGAGAACCAGGTGAAGGTTTTAGAGGGTGATCAAGCCAAAGCCTGGGAGCGTGATGCGTGA
- a CDS encoding polyprenyl synthetase family protein, translating to MSAPGFDIGAWQQARLDEVELALLQNLPSSAPATLLEAMQYALTGGGKRMRPMLAFAACEAVAQQDTHLLAAAQRDAAMRAACAVEMIHAYSLVHDDMPCMDNDVLRRGKPTVHVQYGQAQALLAGDALQAQAFVVLTQDGLNDDSGLPVAAQLRLCQLLSVAAGAQGMAGGQAIDLASVGLPPDLAQLEHMHALKTGALIHAAVLMGGVCGHASAQELAALDTYGKKVGLAFQVVDDVLDVLADTATLGKTAGKDALADKPTFVSLMGLDAAKAYALQAIAQSKAALDDAGLDNSPALRALADQIVARSH from the coding sequence GTGAGCGCGCCAGGTTTTGACATTGGCGCTTGGCAACAAGCGCGCCTCGATGAGGTGGAGCTGGCGCTGTTGCAAAACCTGCCCAGCAGCGCGCCAGCAACCCTGTTAGAGGCCATGCAATATGCGCTAACAGGTGGTGGCAAACGCATGCGCCCCATGTTGGCCTTTGCGGCCTGCGAGGCTGTTGCCCAACAAGACACCCATTTGCTGGCTGCAGCCCAACGCGACGCTGCCATGCGCGCGGCCTGCGCTGTTGAGATGATTCACGCCTACTCGTTGGTGCACGACGACATGCCCTGCATGGACAACGATGTGCTACGCCGCGGCAAGCCCACTGTGCACGTGCAATACGGCCAAGCCCAAGCGCTTCTTGCAGGAGATGCATTACAAGCACAGGCGTTTGTGGTGCTCACTCAGGACGGCTTGAATGACGACAGTGGCTTGCCGGTGGCAGCCCAGCTGCGCTTGTGCCAGTTATTAAGCGTAGCCGCCGGCGCGCAAGGTATGGCAGGTGGACAAGCCATTGACTTGGCCAGCGTAGGCCTGCCGCCTGACCTGGCCCAGCTTGAGCACATGCACGCCCTTAAAACAGGTGCGCTGATACATGCAGCCGTGTTGATGGGGGGCGTGTGTGGCCATGCCAGCGCGCAAGAGTTGGCGGCATTGGACACATACGGCAAGAAAGTGGGATTAGCGTTTCAAGTGGTTGACGATGTGTTGGACGTGCTGGCAGACACCGCAACCTTGGGCAAAACCGCTGGCAAAGACGCTTTGGCCGACAAGCCGACTTTTGTCTCTTTAATGGGCTTGGATGCGGCAAAAGCCTATGCGCTGCAGGCCATAGCGCAATCCAAGGCCGCACTAGATGATGCAGGACTGGACAACAGTCCGGCGCTGCGAGCCCTGGCCGACCAAATTGTGGCGCGCAGCCATTAA
- the dxs gene encoding 1-deoxy-D-xylulose-5-phosphate synthase — protein sequence MENADMNQPDQASFDVLNAVDSPADLRAIPRSQLGTLSDQLRAYLLQSVSKTGGHLSSNLGTVELTVALHYVFNTPDDRIVWDVGHQTYPHKILTGRRERMASLRQKGGISGFPVRSESEFDAFGTAHSSTSISAALGMAMAAKLQGSSRHSIAVIGDGALTAGMAFEAMNNAGVEDCKLLVILNDNDMSISPPVGALNRYLAQLMSGQFYAAAKDVGKRVLKVAPPLFELAKRLEETAKGMVVPATLFEQFGFNYIGPIDGHDLDSLIPTLENIKHLEGPQFLHVVTKKGQGYKLAEADPVAYHGPGKFDPSVGLTRPAQTPKPTFSNVFGNWLCDAAAADERVIGITPAMREGSGMVAFAKQFPKRYFDVGIAEQHAVTFAAGMACEGLKPVVAIYSTFLQRGYDQLVHDVALQKLPVLFALDRAGIVGADGATHAGAYDIPFLRCIPNMGIACPSDEAQCRGLLSSALSCDYPVAVRYPRGSGTGVDAGASLDALPVGKGEVVRTGKGVAVLAFGTLLHMARQAADALDLTLVDMRWVKPIDQALLAQLCANHHSFVTLEEGAVAGGAGSAVLEWLQANTHAHPVLQLGLPDTFMEHGDPAKLLAEVGLSAAGVEDAIRGRFF from the coding sequence ATGGAAAATGCAGACATGAACCAGCCCGATCAGGCTTCTTTTGACGTGCTAAACGCCGTAGATTCGCCTGCAGACTTGCGCGCCATACCGCGCAGCCAGCTCGGTACGTTGAGCGACCAGTTGCGCGCCTATCTGTTGCAAAGCGTGTCCAAAACAGGTGGGCATTTGAGTTCCAACCTGGGGACTGTCGAGTTGACTGTGGCCTTGCACTACGTCTTCAACACGCCAGATGACCGCATCGTGTGGGACGTGGGCCATCAAACCTACCCGCACAAGATACTCACTGGCAGGCGCGAGCGCATGGCATCGCTGCGCCAGAAAGGCGGCATCAGTGGTTTTCCGGTACGCAGTGAAAGTGAGTTTGATGCCTTTGGCACGGCTCACTCGTCTACCTCTATCTCTGCCGCCTTGGGTATGGCCATGGCGGCCAAGTTGCAAGGCTCGAGTCGCCACAGCATTGCCGTGATTGGTGATGGCGCGCTGACCGCCGGCATGGCGTTTGAGGCCATGAACAACGCCGGTGTTGAAGACTGCAAACTGCTGGTCATCCTGAACGACAACGACATGTCGATCTCGCCTCCCGTTGGCGCGCTCAACCGCTATTTGGCCCAGCTGATGAGTGGGCAATTTTATGCAGCGGCCAAAGATGTGGGCAAGCGTGTACTCAAGGTGGCGCCGCCCTTGTTCGAGCTGGCCAAGCGCCTGGAAGAAACGGCCAAGGGCATGGTCGTACCGGCCACCTTGTTTGAGCAGTTTGGCTTTAACTACATAGGCCCCATTGATGGGCACGACTTGGATTCACTCATACCCACACTAGAGAACATCAAGCACTTGGAGGGTCCACAGTTTTTGCATGTGGTCACCAAAAAAGGCCAAGGCTACAAGCTGGCCGAGGCCGACCCCGTGGCCTATCACGGCCCAGGCAAATTTGATCCCAGCGTAGGCCTGACACGTCCGGCGCAAACACCCAAGCCTACGTTCTCCAATGTGTTTGGCAACTGGTTGTGTGACGCAGCTGCAGCAGACGAGCGCGTGATTGGCATCACGCCGGCCATGCGCGAAGGCTCTGGCATGGTGGCATTTGCCAAACAATTCCCCAAGCGTTACTTTGATGTGGGCATTGCCGAGCAACACGCCGTGACCTTTGCTGCGGGCATGGCGTGCGAAGGACTGAAACCAGTAGTGGCGATTTACTCTACGTTTTTGCAGCGCGGCTACGATCAGCTGGTGCACGACGTCGCACTTCAGAAGCTGCCCGTCCTATTTGCCCTGGATCGTGCAGGTATCGTGGGCGCAGACGGTGCCACACACGCCGGTGCTTACGACATACCGTTTTTGCGTTGCATACCCAATATGGGCATTGCGTGCCCAAGCGACGAGGCGCAGTGCCGTGGCTTGTTGTCCAGCGCGTTGTCTTGCGACTACCCAGTGGCTGTGCGTTACCCGCGTGGCAGCGGCACAGGTGTCGACGCTGGTGCGTCTTTGGACGCGCTGCCCGTTGGCAAGGGGGAGGTGGTGCGCACTGGCAAGGGTGTGGCCGTGTTGGCGTTTGGCACGCTGCTGCACATGGCCCGACAAGCGGCTGATGCGCTGGACCTCACCCTGGTCGATATGCGCTGGGTCAAGCCCATAGACCAGGCGTTGCTGGCGCAGCTGTGTGCCAACCACCACAGCTTTGTCACACTGGAAGAGGGTGCAGTGGCGGGCGGTGCAGGCAGCGCTGTGTTGGAGTGGTTGCAGGCCAACACCCATGCCCACCCCGTGTTGCAACTGGGCTTGCCCGATACATTTATGGAGCACGGAGACCCTGCCAAGCTACTCGCCGAAGTGGGTTTGAGTGCGGCCGGTGTTGAAGACGCTATACGCGGCAGATTTTTTTAA
- a CDS encoding DMT family transporter: MQALWMLLAAFLFATMGVCVKLASAHFNNFEIVMYRGLIGVMGLLWWCHYRGAGLAFFKTRFPMMHLWRATVGVISLCCWFYAIAHIPLATAMTMNYMSSVWIATFLVGGALIMQRPGEPLARQGPLVITILLGFAGVALLLRPTLNADQGFAALVGLISGVVAALAYLQVSALAKVGEPETRVVFYFSLGAAIAGGIGTMVVGAGVASTDALDAQAFSLWGAVWLLPVGILALLGQICMTKAYASGATLLVANLQYAGIVVASLYSVWLFDDHLPPSSWGGMALIVASGIAATVLRARSLSPTPPQEQLT, encoded by the coding sequence ATGCAAGCCCTCTGGATGCTGCTAGCAGCCTTTTTATTTGCCACCATGGGCGTGTGCGTCAAGCTGGCATCGGCGCATTTCAACAACTTTGAAATCGTGATGTACCGCGGCTTGATTGGCGTGATGGGCTTGCTGTGGTGGTGCCACTACCGAGGCGCAGGCTTGGCATTTTTTAAAACACGTTTTCCAATGATGCATTTGTGGCGCGCAACAGTAGGCGTGATCTCACTGTGTTGCTGGTTTTACGCCATCGCGCACATTCCGCTGGCGACGGCCATGACCATGAACTACATGAGCAGCGTGTGGATTGCCACCTTCCTGGTAGGCGGCGCGCTGATCATGCAACGCCCAGGCGAGCCATTGGCACGCCAAGGTCCTTTGGTTATCACCATTTTGTTGGGTTTTGCAGGTGTGGCACTGTTGCTGCGCCCTACTCTTAACGCCGACCAAGGCTTTGCGGCCCTGGTGGGCCTGATCTCTGGTGTGGTGGCCGCGCTGGCCTACTTGCAGGTGTCCGCTTTAGCGAAGGTGGGTGAACCCGAGACCCGGGTGGTGTTTTACTTTTCATTGGGTGCAGCCATAGCAGGCGGCATAGGCACTATGGTGGTGGGTGCCGGTGTTGCCAGTACAGACGCTTTAGACGCCCAAGCGTTTAGCTTATGGGGCGCCGTGTGGCTGCTACCTGTGGGCATACTCGCGCTACTGGGCCAAATTTGCATGACCAAAGCCTACGCCAGCGGCGCTACGCTGCTGGTGGCCAATCTGCAATACGCAGGCATTGTGGTGGCCAGCCTGTACAGCGTGTGGCTGTTTGACGACCACTTGCCCCCCAGCAGTTGGGGCGGCATGGCGCTTATAGTGGCAAGCGGCATTGCAGCCACGGTGCTGCGCGCGCGCAGCCTGTCGCCAACACCACCACAAGAACAACTGACCTAA
- a CDS encoding sulfurtransferase, with amino-acid sequence MFDLIISAPQLLALPQDKVCVLDCSFDLNAPDTARQAFAASHIAGAHFADLDSHLSAHGDVPAVNAGRHPLPTREWFASQLGLWGITPTTQVVVYDRNGNNFCGRAWWMLKWCGHQAVAILDGGLAAWQAAGGAVSNTTVPPAPAKDYPLAAPLVQWRDTATVLSNLQHQPDTQCVVDARSVPRFRGETEPLDPVAGHIPGARNHPFNTNFDSNGLFKSAPELQALWAQTLAGRDPATVVMQCGSGVSAVPNVVAMALAGLPMPALYAGSWSEWSRTPGTPRQTIKGLV; translated from the coding sequence ATGTTTGACCTCATCATCTCTGCACCACAACTGCTGGCCTTACCCCAAGACAAGGTCTGCGTACTGGACTGCAGTTTTGACTTGAATGCCCCAGACACTGCCAGACAAGCTTTCGCGGCCAGTCACATTGCAGGCGCACACTTTGCCGACCTGGACTCACATCTCAGTGCGCATGGCGACGTACCAGCGGTTAACGCAGGCCGCCACCCGCTGCCCACACGTGAATGGTTTGCCTCGCAACTGGGCTTGTGGGGTATCACGCCCACCACGCAAGTGGTGGTGTACGACCGCAACGGCAACAACTTTTGCGGACGCGCGTGGTGGATGTTGAAGTGGTGTGGCCACCAAGCTGTAGCCATACTGGATGGCGGCTTAGCCGCTTGGCAAGCCGCAGGTGGAGCGGTGTCCAACACCACAGTGCCGCCTGCTCCTGCCAAAGACTACCCGCTTGCAGCACCTTTGGTGCAATGGCGTGACACCGCCACAGTACTGAGCAACTTGCAACACCAGCCAGATACACAGTGTGTTGTGGATGCGCGCAGCGTGCCACGCTTCAGGGGTGAGACAGAACCACTAGACCCCGTAGCAGGCCACATCCCTGGGGCACGCAATCACCCGTTTAACACCAACTTTGACAGCAATGGTTTGTTTAAGAGCGCACCAGAGTTGCAAGCCTTGTGGGCGCAAACCTTAGCCGGGCGGGACCCCGCCACCGTTGTGATGCAGTGCGGCAGCGGCGTAAGCGCCGTGCCCAATGTGGTCGCCATGGCCTTGGCTGGCCTGCCCATGCCTGCCTTGTACGCTGGCAGCTGGAGCGAGTGGAGCCGCACACCCGGCACGCCCAGACAAACCATTAAAGGCTTGGTATAG
- a CDS encoding TRAP transporter small permease subunit gives MKNLLILSRAIDGLTTLVGQISIWLILASTLISAGNALVRYTLGIGSNAMLEIQWYLFAAVFMLGAGYAFLKNVHVRIDFLSSKFSSRTRNWIDVGGIVVFLLPLCYLMIALAMPVTMQAYTSGEMSFNPGGLIRWPVYAFVPAGFALLGLQGISELIKRLNFLLADGPDVLAHSNPEDDAAAAAAKAE, from the coding sequence ATGAAAAATCTACTTATTCTTAGCCGTGCCATTGATGGCTTAACCACGTTGGTGGGGCAAATTTCTATTTGGCTTATTTTGGCCTCTACGCTCATCAGTGCGGGCAATGCCTTGGTGCGCTACACCCTGGGTATTGGCTCCAATGCCATGCTTGAAATCCAGTGGTATTTGTTTGCGGCTGTATTCATGTTGGGTGCAGGCTATGCATTCTTGAAAAATGTACATGTGCGTATTGACTTTTTATCGTCCAAATTTTCGTCGCGCACCCGCAACTGGATAGATGTGGGCGGCATTGTGGTGTTTTTGCTGCCCCTTTGCTACCTCATGATTGCGTTGGCCATGCCTGTGACCATGCAAGCCTACACATCAGGCGAGATGTCGTTCAACCCCGGTGGGTTGATTCGCTGGCCTGTTTACGCCTTTGTACCGGCTGGTTTTGCGCTGCTGGGCTTGCAAGGCATTTCCGAGCTGATCAAGCGCCTCAACTTTTTGTTGGCAGACGGCCCCGACGTGCTGGCCCACAGCAACCCTGAAGACGATGCAGCCGCTGCTGCTGCAAAGGCTGAGTGA
- the ispF gene encoding 2-C-methyl-D-erythritol 2,4-cyclodiphosphate synthase has product MSINTPPPQTTPGPSFRIGQGWDTHALVYGRPLVLGGVTIPHSKGLLGHSDADALLHAIIDAMLGAAGMGDIGGLFPDTDAVNKDADSALLTAQVVAKLHGAGWFVGNVDCTVVAQAPKLAAHRSSMTKRIAQLLQVEADCVNVKAKTAEKMGPVGEGKSIEAQAVVLITRR; this is encoded by the coding sequence ATGAGCATCAACACACCACCACCACAAACGACACCTGGCCCCAGCTTTCGCATAGGCCAAGGCTGGGATACCCATGCCTTGGTCTACGGGCGACCACTCGTATTGGGCGGCGTGACCATACCGCACAGCAAAGGTTTGTTGGGCCACTCGGATGCCGATGCGTTGTTGCACGCCATCATTGACGCCATGTTGGGTGCTGCGGGCATGGGCGACATTGGCGGCCTGTTCCCTGATACAGACGCTGTCAACAAAGACGCTGACTCGGCACTGTTAACAGCTCAGGTTGTTGCCAAGTTGCATGGGGCGGGGTGGTTTGTGGGCAACGTGGACTGCACCGTGGTGGCTCAAGCGCCCAAGCTGGCGGCGCATCGATCAAGCATGACCAAGCGCATTGCACAGCTGCTGCAGGTTGAGGCTGACTGCGTGAACGTCAAAGCCAAGACAGCCGAAAAAATGGGGCCTGTGGGTGAGGGCAAAAGCATTGAGGCACAGGCGGTGGTGTTGATCACCAGGCGCTAA
- a CDS encoding aromatic ring-hydroxylating dioxygenase subunit alpha, with product MSDLSLQLQQAKSQLSVSSYFDDALFKREMETIFQSGPRYVGHRLAVPERGDYYSLQHEGNGRALVHGANGIELLSNVCRHRQAVMLKGQGNLSQTQAGSAGGNIVCPLHRWTYSDKGQLLGAPHFSQDPCLNLNQYRLREWNGLLFEDNGRDVAADLAGLGPASALNFDGYVLDHVEMHACNYNWKTFIEVYLEDYHVEPFHPGLGNFVTCDDLRWEFNPEYSVQTVGVTNLKQSGSPAYQRWHDVLMQYRQGELPQYGAIWLTYYPHIMIEWYPHVLTVSTLHPMGPQQTMNVVEFFYPEEIAAFEREFVEAQREAYMETAVEDDEIAERMDEGRRALLARGDSEVGPYQSPMEDGMQHFHEWYNSKMNLDKASHSG from the coding sequence ATGTCTGATTTAAGTCTTCAACTTCAGCAGGCCAAGAGTCAACTCTCGGTTTCCAGTTATTTTGATGATGCGCTGTTCAAGCGCGAGATGGAAACCATCTTCCAGTCTGGTCCTCGCTACGTGGGCCACCGCCTTGCGGTGCCCGAGCGTGGCGACTATTACAGCCTGCAGCACGAAGGCAATGGCAGAGCTCTGGTGCACGGCGCAAACGGCATAGAGCTGCTGTCCAACGTGTGCCGCCATCGCCAGGCCGTGATGCTAAAGGGCCAAGGCAACTTAAGCCAAACGCAGGCCGGTAGCGCGGGTGGCAACATCGTATGCCCCCTGCACCGCTGGACCTACAGCGACAAAGGCCAACTGCTGGGCGCGCCACACTTTAGCCAAGACCCTTGTCTAAACCTCAACCAATACAGGCTGCGCGAGTGGAACGGCTTGCTGTTCGAAGACAACGGACGCGACGTGGCGGCTGATTTGGCGGGCCTTGGCCCGGCAAGCGCCTTGAACTTTGACGGCTACGTGCTAGACCATGTGGAAATGCACGCGTGCAACTACAACTGGAAAACCTTTATCGAGGTCTACCTGGAGGACTACCACGTAGAGCCCTTTCACCCAGGCCTTGGCAACTTTGTGACCTGCGACGACTTGCGCTGGGAGTTCAATCCCGAGTACTCGGTGCAAACCGTGGGTGTGACCAACCTCAAACAAAGCGGCAGCCCTGCCTACCAGCGCTGGCACGACGTACTGATGCAATACCGCCAAGGTGAGCTGCCGCAGTACGGTGCCATTTGGCTCACCTACTACCCGCACATCATGATTGAGTGGTACCCGCATGTGCTGACGGTATCAACGCTGCACCCCATGGGGCCACAACAAACCATGAACGTGGTGGAATTCTTTTACCCGGAAGAAATCGCTGCGTTTGAGCGCGAGTTTGTAGAGGCGCAACGCGAGGCTTACATGGAAACCGCCGTTGAAGACGACGAAATCGCAGAGCGCATGGACGAGGGCCGACGCGCCTTGCTCGCGCGTGGTGACAGCGAAGTAGGCCCCTACCAAAGCCCAATGGAAGACGGCATGCAGCACTTTCACGAGTGGTACAACAGCAAAATGAACCTCGACAAGGCATCGCACAGCGGCTAG
- a CDS encoding 2-C-methyl-D-erythritol 4-phosphate cytidylyltransferase, which yields MQYLSGSCDAQPSDWVLVHDAARCLVQPSAIHTLIAACVAHKRGGLLALPVPDTIKVARQDDLGQGVAAVADTVVRSGKWLAQTPQLFKLGSLLNALRDAQADEQAWPHITDEASAMERMGQSPLLVPSGADNFKVTYPTDFDLAGVMLRGRKSQTSA from the coding sequence TTGCAGTATTTGTCAGGCAGCTGTGATGCCCAGCCCAGCGACTGGGTACTGGTGCACGACGCTGCACGCTGCCTGGTGCAGCCCAGCGCCATACATACGCTGATTGCGGCTTGCGTGGCGCACAAGCGTGGTGGTTTGCTGGCGCTGCCCGTGCCCGACACCATTAAAGTGGCGCGCCAAGATGATCTTGGTCAAGGCGTAGCTGCCGTGGCCGATACCGTGGTACGCAGTGGCAAGTGGCTGGCGCAAACGCCACAGTTGTTCAAGCTGGGCAGTTTGCTCAATGCGTTACGGGATGCGCAAGCCGATGAGCAAGCGTGGCCGCACATAACCGATGAAGCCAGCGCCATGGAGCGCATGGGCCAGTCGCCTTTGTTGGTGCCCAGCGGCGCGGACAATTTTAAAGTAACCTACCCCACAGACTTTGATCTGGCCGGCGTAATGCTGCGCGGACGCAAGTCACAGACCAGCGCCTAG